The DNA segment AGATGTTAGGCCGCTTCCTCGTGTGCCTAAGAAGCCGAGGCAATTTCGATTGAAGACAATTCAAtattttcctactcaatcttCTTTATAGAAATAGCACTCAATCAAAAGGGAGCATAAGCAAGTTTAGTGGTAGAAATCTCTGTAATCAATCGATGGGAACCTCGATGCTGTCTGGGGCAGGAGAAAACTGGTTCGTACCAAATATTATTTCTTTTATACTTATTTTTTATATTGCTTagaatttttaatatatattattttatgttttatacTTTAATTACGTAAAactaaataattaatattttttttagaataaaTGTTTAACATTTCTCCTTTTTAAATAATGCTAAttgtaaactaaatattttatgtcattttgtcgtaatttgatactcaaaagtactttttgaaaaaaTTGACCAAACATAATTTGCTTATCAAATATCGCAAAAAATACTTTCGAAcaaattggccaaacacaaactgctaatcccaaaagtatttttttaaataacaattttgaacaaaaatactttttaaaacaagtagttTTTGGTAGCTTGATCATGCTTTTACACCTTGAACTACTTGACATATGTATAAACCCATGCCTAAGGACTTAATAAAGCGTATGTCCGCCTCCATCTTATATCAGTAAATACAAAAAACAAATGTTGATTTATTATTAGTTTGTGACATTAATAAGTACAAATTGATCATTTTAAATCTTTATTCTTTCTAAGAAAAAAAATTGAGCACGCATATAGTAAATATCAAAAACATGATGTGGTTGCATTCAGGGGCGGACCCGAGATTTTGTGCAAGCGAGTTCAATCTTGGAAGTAtataactttagtcgtaaaataaTAGTTGTCAAggattcaaataaaatatttatacaaaatctACACAgttttaatcctaatttatatatatatacagtattattttttgataaagcgggttcaattgaacccgctaACCACCACGTGGGTCTGCCACTGGTTGCATTCAATATTAGAGATTGCATATTTCTTCATGGTAAGAATTTTCTGTCACCGAATATTTATACTAAATTATGTCAACTTACCATGATTAAATGTTTAGATGAGGTGGAGGGTTGGTTATCGAACATAGAGCTACTATTATGCACAGCGACTGCTTCCTAGCTCATTATTTCATACAAGCGATTTGATTATGGCCATCACTTTATGGCATGTGAAATTTCTTTCCTGTCTAAGAATTTAGGTTATCAAAGCagtaatgcacataacatataaaataatgattattttagttttctttgttcttgtagATCTCAGTTTAACTGTTCATGATTGTAAATGATCATTGACATCCAACAAACGCATCCCACTAGCAAAGCTAGCAAGCAGCAACTTCACAGTTTATCAAAAAGATAACAATATAATGGGACTAGTTTATCATTGACTCGATAAAGTGAACTTGAATTGACAGTATCTATTCTCGGTctcctttctttttattttctttttcttttttgtcctTGCCACTGTTAGGAAAATAATTCTCAAACCGTTTAGATCTGAGACAGTTTTTTGCAGCTATTAGAATAATTCTTTCTAACTTGTTTGGGCTGATGCATCGTTATGAGAAAATCAGAAATAACCTAATTTACAATTCGTGATTGAGAAAtagtaataattttaaaagtaataaaaatttagccatttttttatataaagataaaatcttaacaaaaacaagcttaaaatccgaaaaaattcCAGCATAAAATGCTATAGttcaaattttttatatatgAGATTCCACCATAATGTGCTCGAATTTTATAATATGCTGGAGTGCCAGTATAATATGCCGAAAGTTTATACGCAAAAGTTCCATaatccaatatattatgctatGACTCTTCGTGTTTAAGCTAGAAAAAACTTGCTAGCTCATGCTAGTAATTTATTGTCATTGTCCTTGCAGGCCGCAGCTATCATAAAGGTCAAGTCTATAAACTAGTGACGGCAAATATTTATCTGCACCAGTGTGTTTAcaccaaattaaatattttaatttcagTACTTACTTGATATAAACATCCGATGCAATAAATTTTTACCAATAATAATTGATTAAATGTTTACAGTTAAAAGGCTGAATATCGGTTATATGGAAGTAGCATTTGATAATGGGAGTGATCGGATCACTATAGTCTATATTTAGCTCAAACTGTTTAtatagtcaaaaaaaaaaaaatcataataagTTTGCACTTATCTGAGTAGTGAATGCAGTGATATTTAGTATTTAATAATTTAGAATCTTAAATTCGTCTTTATCATGATACTAGTTTATGTCTACTTCCTTTCCTTTCACGATAAAAGGAAAAGTGtaaatttgttttataaaaaaggtaattcggtgcactaagctcttgCTATAGACAAAATCCGGAAAAGGATTGGACCCAAGATATCCAAAAGGTAGAATTAAATATTCAGATCAGATCATCTCTTTATATAGGGCATGACGGATACGGAGTTATGTGACTTGCGTCTAACCAACACATCACCAAACCCCTGGAAGCTTTAGGAGAGTGAATCCTTTAACTGAGATCTTTAGCTTAAATGCCATAACCAGGTTCCTACATTAGTATCATCATCAAGAGCTTGAAGGTCACTCATTTGTCAACAAAAAAAGCGCAAATGCGCGGAAACTAACTCACTTCTCAACAataaattctttaatttgtatTCCAGTATGCCGAGCACCTCCCTGTACTAGGAGGCAAACCTCATCGCCAACTTTGAGTGAGGTCACAGGAATTGTTGTTCGTTGATATCCCTCCTCTGCAAAAATATATGGAATGTTAGACCCTTTTTCTTGATTAACCAAGAAATCCCGAAAGTTAGTGAAGCACGGTTCGAAGCTCGGCGGATAATGGGGCTACCCCTCTATCCTTCTTCACTTAAATACCAGTTGTTTATGTATGGCAAGATTCAAACCCGTGACTTGCGCTTAACCCACACATCACATATAGCGCTCTTACCACCAGACCAAAGCCGTAGAGTATATGGGATGTTAAACCTCAAAAGGAGCAAACAGAGAAAAAGCTGCTGCATCTCAAAGATTTACCTTGAAGCGGAGAGACTAATCCAACTGTTTCCGCATTCTGCAAGAGTATAGAGTAACTTTCATTTTCGGATTCTACCTGCATTATACAATTTCCCAATCAAATTAAAAATTAGTGTCAATTAGACAAATGCTCTCGGCTAAAAGATTAACCCAGTCAAAGAGTTTTGACCTTATCCTACATTTTCATGTATGAACAGGTTACAAGTTGCAGGTGCTGAAACTATTGTTAAGAACAGTTCTATGACTTACACGACAGAGCTAAAACTAAAGGATGTTTTCCAACTGATCATTTGCTGGTGCACTCATGCCTCGCGCCCAATTCTTTTACTCTTGAAAACAAGAAGTTTCATCCAGAAGTTAAATACTTCAAGTACATCAAGTGTACACCAATGTTTGCAGATAGCAACTTTGCTTttctccaaaaaaagaaaaagctatGGTATCCTTGTCAAACTACTGCATCCAGCTAATTTGCTCTATTATCCTACTTGAGATTCCTTATGATTAATAGTTGTCTCATGCTTGTATCCATAGTCACACTATGTCAAAGTTACACGAGCACACATCTCAATAGTTAAATAAACAAGCAAAGAAGGTACAGACCATTTTATTTAGCATAAGGTGGAATGCATCACACACCTTTGCTTCCACAAGGATAAGTGGTCTAGTCTCAATCTTTACACGTCCAACAATAGCTGTTCGCTGCATCCCCCTTTGATCAACCACAATGACCTCTTTGCCAGACTTGAGCTCCGAGAGATAGCTAGTCTTTCCTCCTGGAACAGCAACATATGCATGAACAGGCCCCTGCCAAAGTCCAAACAATTGTCATATATTCTAGTTTGAGATGCATTACCACAATTCAACTCATTGAAAAGAGTTAAGGTCGAGGATTTGGAACAAATAGCTTATAGAAGTCATTACCAGGAAAATGCAATTAAGGTAATAGTAGAGTTCTTCTCTAGGAAGTTAGCATCAAGCCCCAGTTTGTGAAGGTAAACTATTTTACAAACCACCAGAAATGCTCATGAAACTTTGAAATAACCAAAGACACTTTCACCATCAACTTATCCGTTCCATGTTAGTTCTAGCTTTTCCATTACTGAACATTTAAATGGCTTAGTACGAGACGCACCGCATTAACTCGAAAAGGCCGGCTAGAAATGTAATTTGACTCCAAGCATTCAGAGTGAACAAGGAAAAGGCCTCTTGCAAAGGATCCAACCTaaggaaaaaacaacaaaatgaaaTTGAAATTCCATAAAGTAAGATGCAAAAATGAACCCATATGTAAACAGTAAACAAACataaatagacagaaaaataggAGCAAACCAGAAGTCCTTCACCAGGTCTCATGAGGCTACAAATATCCACACAGACACGGTCACCCATTCCAGTCGCTTGAACACGAGTTATTTTGGCTTTGGTCAAGTTCAACAGACTGTCTACTTCATGTCTTCTGTCAAAATAACCCTAACAATGATAACTGACATCAAAATAAAATCTTCGCCAAGGAAGACTGCCCTTTCTAAAAGGCACTACCTTCAGGTCAAGGATTGCCCCGACATCCTCAACTTTCATTACTACACCACCCAAACCGTGTTCCAAGGCCTGGAAAAGAAGAAAGGATGAGTGAAACTTGGCACTTTTGAATAGCAAAATTCCACTTTAAATGCCTTAAAGTCCTCTACTTTGTGCGAGAAGTTACTTCCTTATGACTTAAAGTTCAACCACCTCAAGAAAGACTTGAGCTTCTGACTGTGTCTTTGAGACAGCAAGTACAGTTTTCTGAGTGCCTTGAAAAGCCGCAACAATATTTTCTGCAGGTATCACCTATGGAATAAACAAACACAAACCAGCAGTTGAAGTAGACTCATATAAGATGGAGAAGTTAATGTACTTGGAGCGATACAAGGGTCAGCCAAATAAAACAACTAGAGGCAGAACCAGTATGAACCATACAAATTCAATATGCTAATACATACAACCCAACTCGTCCAACCCACCTATGGGCTATGgaacaaatgcaaataattttgtgaagaagaaaagcAATAAGTACCTGCCAATCTAATagatcaacaacaacattatctGCCTGTTCCTCCAATATGTGTAGCTGTTCTAACTGCTGAGGAGTAGAAACCTCAGCAAATGCAGCAACTCTCTGATGCTCGTGATCAAAGAGACGCCCCTCTTCAATAAAGAGAGGAGATATCATTGCAATTGCTGCACGTGATAGAACCAGAATTGCAGCGAAATAATCAAACATTATATAAAACCTCACAGTTCTAATTCCAAAATGCACATCCATGCTCAACATTCATAGGTAATCTGGAAAAAAACATGTACAGGATATAGAATCAGGCGAACCCCCTCTTGTTTCTCATTATCGTGTCCGGAAATTCTGAATTTTGCCACGTACTATCAAACATCCTAAATTCTCACTAATACATACTTGGCAGGTCTGGGATTTAAAGACAATGGTTAGTTGTTTATTCCTGCAAACTTGGGGTACATTCCTCCCAATTTGAAGTATTTTCCGGAAAATGTAAATATTCCTTTTACAAGGAAAATAAAAGGTTTAAACTTCACTTATCATAGAAttaaataaagagagaaaaaaggttTAAACTTTTGGCGGGAAAAAAACTTCAATTTGAGAAAGTTTAAACCTTATTGACTACAACAAACAACCAGTTGtgacaattaaaaaaaaattgtgactATGCAAGGGTAGCACAATCTGCTCTCTCGCAGCCACTACTCTAATAAAAAGCACCTAATACCCCACTAAATATAAGTCACCAAACTAATAGATAAAGAGGCGGATGTAGCGTTCTGACTACGGTTTCAACCGATCCCAGTACGCTTGATACATAATATAGGTATATATGTGAAAAATACTAAAACTTTAACAAATATTAAATTCTGaatccataattttaaaggtACAATGAGTTAAGTGCTTAAACCCTTAAGCTTGACCTCGTCAAGCTTAATCCTAGATCCACCTCTAAATTACATATACATACTTTTTCAAATTTGCTTTCACTGCTTAAATTTTGGATCCACCTTAGCTCAACTCAGAACAAGTTGTGCTCATTTTTTTATGACGGTTATGCCTCATTTAACTTATACACAACATTGTAAAGAACTTTTATATTATCATGTTACTTTTACCTGTTGTAGCAGATAACCTACCTTATTTTTAAGATTACAAATCCCATTTTATTAGGAGAGTTACCCGGTAGATATCTTGTGTgacatgataatataaaattcTTTTCACACTTTCggtgtatataagttaaactctACAGTTTAAGTTCTGTGCACAGTCGGTGTATAGATTCTTTAATCTATCTAATTAAGTTCACTCACAACAATTGGTAAATCTTACTAGTAGCTAAGCCTAATACGGTAACCTGGATAATAGAAGAATAAATTGTTATAACCAGTTACATTGGCTTGATGGTGTAAAAATACTTTATACTGTCACTGTATATAACTTAAGTCCTAACCTCTATACATACTTACCAACAActgaaaaacaaataaaaaaatattgttttaaaaaaaaaaaaaacttacaagACCAGTCAAGGGCAAGATCTTGACGATTGGAAGGGAAGATGAAAGTATTCCAACCTCTCTCCACAGCAGCAGTCATCACTTGCTTGTTCTCTGTCCATATCCAAACTATTTTCTTCGACTTTGATGTTGTAATTGCACACATTTTAGCCACTCTATTAACACGAGATATTGTTCCCTTTTTACTGGAGAAATCAGCGTATCTACAATTTTTCCATTTAcctacagaaaaagaaaacaaagaatcAACATTTGATACTTTGTATTGTTGTGATTTAGAAACCTATATAAATAACTAATATTGCACAGGGTGAGTTGAAGTACCTGGAACTTTAGGGTAAGAAACAGAAAGTGAAGGTAAGACTATAGCCATTTCTGTTGATCATCAAGGAAAGGAAGCAACCGTTCCTGTTTTTCTCTATGTAGTAGATTACATTTTTGTCCCCACACGAAAATGTGTGGTTTCGATCTTTACCAGATTTCTCTTTGAGGTGGTTTGATTGGTCGCAGTAAATAATTTCAAAAGTTGCACTGGTGTTGTAAATAATACTTTTAATTCAGATTATTCAAAAGTAATTCCAGATAATTCTATTTAACTAGCATTCATTGATAAATAAGTAACCTACAACAAATAGTAAAATTCATTATACCAGTCAATGCATATTACTTAAGGGATTTTTACCCATATGTACTACattagaaacttatttaccctCACTGTTtaggttttaacttaattacaagttgatatataatttaccaattatatacaaattagtattAATGAGTACCCTATTATATTAAGAATTGAATAGGGAATTCCCTCTTCGCTCTCTCTCTTCGATCTCTCTCTCATTCTCTATCATTATTCTTATATTAATATCTTCATGTGAA comes from the Nicotiana tabacum cultivar K326 chromosome 14, ASM71507v2, whole genome shotgun sequence genome and includes:
- the LOC107768227 gene encoding uncharacterized protein LOC107768227, which produces MAIVLPSLSVSYPKVPGKWKNCRYADFSSKKGTISRVNRVAKMCAITTSKSKKIVWIWTENKQVMTAAVERGWNTFIFPSNRQDLALDWSSIAMISPLFIEEGRLFDHEHQRVAAFAEVSTPQQLEQLHILEEQADNVVVDLLDWQVIPAENIVAAFQGTQKTVLAVSKTQSEAQVFLEALEHGLGGVVMKVEDVGAILDLKGYFDRRHEVDSLLNLTKAKITRVQATGMGDRVCVDICSLMRPGEGLLVGSFARGLFLVHSECLESNYISSRPFRVNAGPVHAYVAVPGGKTSYLSELKSGKEVIVVDQRGMQRTAIVGRVKIETRPLILVEAKVESENESYSILLQNAETVGLVSPLQEEGYQRTTIPVTSLKVGDEVCLLVQGGARHTGIQIKEFIVEK